Below is a window of Phoenix dactylifera cultivar Barhee BC4 chromosome 7, palm_55x_up_171113_PBpolish2nd_filt_p, whole genome shotgun sequence DNA.
CTCGATACCGGATCTCATACGGCACCATCCTGTTACCATATCGATGCACCCGATACGGAGGTTGGTTTGGCGTACCGACATTGGTTATGCCCCTCTATATTGCGTATCGCTTCAATACCAGTATGACGGTAAGGTCAGTACGCATCGATACTGACCAGTATGTCAAACCATGAGTGATCTATCAGTATACTCATTGAATTTCATGAATAGTTATCTTTATATGGTTAGGCTGCCGAAGGAGCCAATTTGCAAGGTGCCACGGTTATTGATGTTGATGACATTGATTGAATGTTAAAGAGATCTCCTGTTGCTTCTCTTAATTATTACTGAAGTAGCAAGGATAGATAACACATTCAACAACATTAATGCTGAAATACCTCTAATATAGAAAAAGCTGGCCATTGTTATTGTTTTCTCTGATGATATTTTGTTTCTAATATCTTTTTGTTTCATTTGAGATTCATTTAGATCCTAAAGCATCCAATAGGCTGCCATTACTTGTCAGCAACCAGACAATAAAAAACCTATCTCATACTTAAAAGTTATTCTATTTTCGCAGACATTTAGAAAATCAGGTACAAGTcaattcaaaaaacaaaaaaaaaaattctgcttcAATCTCTGAATATAAGGCCAGTACCACGAAACCCTATGACTTATATTTGTGATTAAGATTCAATAAACTCTCTTCAACAGCCACTAATAATTGGAAAATAGTTTATGAGAATGACGCTCCAAAGTCCAAACAAAAACCTTAGTTCGAGCTGACAAGGTTATAAAAGAATTTGGTGACAGCAAAAGATAATGTGTTCgacaatatttattttagatatcaTAGTGTTGCCGCTAATTCTACATGAAACCATACACAAGTTTCTTTCCTTACCCCAAAAAAGTTTGTGAGAAAATTATAATATGATATGTCAACTATTCAAGTTAATTTGGTCACAGGAAGGTTGCATTAGGTTGGATTAGGTCGATGAGCTTGGTGGATATCATTCATATAAAACTTGGTACTTGTGAAATCTTTACCGTTCCTTTTAATTGTTTGCTGCATCTACTCAATATCAGATTCAATCATACCTCCAATGACAAGAATTCTTGCATCATGTTTCGAAGCATACTTCGAAAAGTTCAACTTCCTAAACCAAATAGAATCCCTAACTCTTATTTCCTCCAAAACACATTGGAAAACGAAGAAATTTATAAAGAAACATAAAATATCGATTCTTTTTCCCAGAGGAccgcaagaagaaagaagaactaGGGTTAccgtcttctccttcctcttcctcctcctcgtcgcCACTGTCGACAGCCGCTTCTAGGTCGAAGAACTCCGCACCGGTTCGCCTCCTCTGCCTCCGGCCCCGGCGGTCATCACCGCcgaactcctcctcctcctcgtcttcctcctcctcctcatcctccacCGCGGCGTCGTCGATGAACTGGGATCTGCCTCGCTTCCTGCCCACCTTcccttcatcctcttcctcctcgtcctccagctcttcctcctcgtcctcctcctcgtcgTACTCCTCCTCTTCGTCGCCGCGCCCCATCGCTGCTTCTCCGGGACCGATTAGGTTCGGGTCGACCGATTTCGATCGGAGGCGCTGCTAATAAGTCAAAGCGGCAACGGGTAGGGTTTGGGTCGGGTCCCTTATAACTGCATCCAAAACCCGTCGCAAGATCCGAACCCGTTTTTACAACCCTGTGGATTGCGCAATCATCGCTTCAAGATCCGTGCAGCTTGATGAATGAGGGCGTTGGAGTGCTTCGAGACTGTGCGGGGCGCGATCCAACGGTCGATCGTTCTTTCGCCCGAAAGATGCAACCCGAACTCGGAAGAGCCTCGGACTGGAGACGGGCCGAGAAGAGGTGGgagaaagggaaaaaagagaCTGAGGCGGTGGAATGATGAGAGGAGTATGGCTCCTACTcgataaatttataaatataatcaTTGAATTTTAATCTAACGCTCGAGTTGTCAAACCATAATAACGTTAAGTATCAAATCAACAAATCCTACATTTCTCTAATATTGATTataaaaagtaaatttataataacaatttatatatataatatttgataAAAACATGAGTTAACTCAACCTCCAACTGATTCGAGCTCGGTTCACTAAATTTTCGAGCTTAAATTTAGGCTTGAGCTCAACTTGTTCCTGAATTAGCGAGTTGATTTCGAGCTAAATTTCGAATTAAACACGGGCTAGGTTACAAATAGCTCATTCATATGATTGTCCTAGACTATTGCCATCACATCCTATCTATTTTTACTTCTACTACATTATTCCATGATAACTCTAAGATTGGGACTAGGATaagagttttttcttttttcaaacaaCTAACTCATCTAAGAGTGAAGCATCTgcaattttcttaatttttttctccTATTTGTTAATTGTATAAACTTTCCTAATCACTTAAAATCAAGCTTTAACTAAATTACTGTTTAGtgcaaaaatttaatatttgtaTGAATATAATATTAGATTTTAAAGGTTTGTCTGATCACTGatgatccatccatccatcaatTGGAGGGCCAAGCTCAAACCCAACTTATTTTTAACTGGAATGATGTCTTACCTAACTTAGATCAGGCTCAATTATGATAAAATTTCACCAAactaatttatcttaaacatatTTAGACGAGTTGATCAGGAAATGAAAACCTaattttttaccatgggatGGCAAACTGATAAAATGGAATCATTTGCAAAATTAAGAGTTTTATTAACTTTATTGGGTCTTTTAGCACCCCCAGGTATTGTTGGGTCTCCTAGTGAAGTTCCAAGAAGAGCTAGTCAGACTATTGATTGATGGGTGTGTTGTAGAAACCTGCAAGTAGATAGGATCGAAGTTATTGTTTAAGTATGCTCTACTGCAAAATAAAAACTTGGGTTCACAATTCAAAAACGGCTCTTGACAGATTTTTAGAGCATgctttaatatatattattgctCATGAATATGAAAATTTCTTATGTGACATTCGTTGGGCTTCGAGAGGAATGGTTTCTACTTCACAGGGATGCAAGTGGTATCTTCTTGTCTTGTTCTGCACTAACACAAGGggaaaatataaatttataccCTTTTAAGTTTGCCCATTTTGCATCATGaccagggccggcccgagccctaggcgaccgaggcggtcgcctaaggccccgggccaatggaaggcccccgggaggctgaccaaaagaaagcaaaggccccatataaaacgggatctggagctggctacgagtcttcccccttgatggaagggaggtggagagtttcctggcctgcagaggggcaatttgggaagttggggacaatagttttgttttggttggggagagagagagagagagagagagagaggagggatttggttggcttgatagacgcctgaagccactcgtatctttcatcccttctcttttttggttttggtcttggttttctttccctcacattactcctgatccagctgggccatccggaagaaagatagggggattggagatggacttcttggagggtggagattcttttagttttctcctctcggtttcttctcccctcttgggtggtagagagagaaaaggaggagggggttgaatggctgttgTGCTGTGATGTTACAGTTgccgcttgggtactcacttaaaggggagatggtgggatggggtgaatttcccataataacCCTATTTTCTCTTAGAGAGAGGTTTCTttatggacaaattcttttctttatcttgacGATGAAGTGCCATAGAATGACCTTttcatggtaaacagtattgccaatcattatcttagttatttaatcagtttcatggtcCTTCATTTAGAGTAATTACTTTTAtgtgcttccattcaagaattatattaaattgaaaaagcttcttgtctatctttgttagattcatgtatctttgttgaaataatgtacttgatagctgtctatttttatatatttttttaagtattttatatttattaaaaaaattattattaaaaaaaagaggctccgttcattggattcgccttaggccccagaATGTATCGAGGTGCCCTTGATCATGACCCTCTCATTTCTCTCAAAGTAGTCCTCCAACTTAAATTTTGTGGCAAAGATATCTCTCTTATttctatgttgacttgattgACTGTCATCCATAAGTAGCCAAAATATCACCATCACTGCcatctttttctcttccttatCCCAAATGACCACCCTCATCATCGCCTATCGTTTTGCCATTGGCAAGCCTCCATTTCAAGAAGATGCAACCCcttccctcctctccatcacgatCCATTGCATCCAAAGCCAACGCCAAACTCCAAAGCAGTCTACTTCCAACTTTACCTATTGCATTTCCACACTTTTGAAACCAAAGCTAGCAGCCGTGGCAGCCACCACCACCATCTCCGATGATCCTATGCTGCCCCTTCCTCACCCTCTCTCCCTGTCCTTTGGCTATCACCTTCCCCCCTCCCCATTCATCATGATCCGTTGCTCAATTCCGATTATCATGGATAAGATTTGAAAGATCTTCATGTTGGCCATAACGAAGTATAAGATTGTGTACTATGCTAAGGTTGGGGGCAATCGCCTCTCCAAGGATGAGAGCATTGTCATCATTGAGTCTAATAAGGCTGAATAAAGGTCGAGCATATCTATGATAATATCCTCGCTACCACCATCATTCATGAaggtttatttctcttttctatcATATTCGGTATATCTTAAGAGTTATATATACTCATGTACAGACttcatataagaaaaatagtatAGTCTGATATAGAATTACACTAATAATGAAAAATATTGCTAACTGATACAAGCTGTTATGTGATctctaaaatcactctaacaagtcatgctaacaaaaaaaaataatatatgttgATACAGAATCACGCTGATAAAGATAAATATTACGAGTGATGCAAGCTGTTACGTGATCCCTCAAAATATGTTAGCACCCCTTCCTCAAACTCAAGATAGTATATAGGTGTCAACTTGAGTTTGAAAACTGGATCACGAATGTACCGAAAATCGACATACTAAATAAAGAGCTGGAGTGGCAGCTTAGAAGCTAACGTGATAGACTAAGAGCTGATATAACAACTCAGAGACTGACATGGTGATAGATCAAAAACTGATATGGTAGAACACTAGCTATTATGGCAGCTCGAAGCTGATGTAGCAGATTAAAAGTTGACATAACAACTCAGAAGCCGATATGGCAGGCTGATGTATTTGACTGACATGACAGACTGACATATCTGTCGATTTGTCTGATAATGTAGCAGCGAAAAAACACATTGAAGATGACAGTTGTAGCGAAAACATGGCTCAGAGAGAAAGCAACCAAATATCGACGATCCTCGTAGATGGAGGCAGCATAGAAGAGGAGTAATTGGCTGATTGACTGATCTGATGATGTGGCAACGAGAAGATATATATAAAAAACAATAGTTGTAGTAAGGACAGAGCTTAGAGAGAAGGCAACCGAAGATCGACAATCCTTGTAGACGGAGACACCATGGAAGATGAGCAATCAACTTTAAATCGTATGGCAAAGGAGCCGAAGACAACAAATAAAACCAGAGATGGAGAGAATTGGGTCGAGCGATGGTGAAAAAAGATGATCGAAGATCTGAAGTGGAGTGAGGAGTTGCGAATCTATAGAAAATAAAGGATCTTCGGATATTAATCTATCATAATAGAAGATGCGCATAACTACTAAAGAGATtaatattgattcattagaaaaTAGAAGATCTGCTGAGAAATAGGGATCTGCGGATCCACCGACAAATAGAGAATTTTCTAAAGTTGATTTACTTAAGAATAGAGATCAATAAATCGATAATGTGGGTCTTCAAAGCTTCTAGAGATGGTAACAATGGGCACAACAAAGATGGAAGAGATGATGGAAGCAGGTTACATGATTGATAGCTCTAataccatgttaaaatattagcagaaaaagacaaaaacaagagaaaaagaaagagagaaaagtgattttttttttgtcatattCAGTACATCTTAAGGGTTATATATACTCGTGTACAGACCccatacaagaaaaataatataggctgatataagatcatactaacaatgaaaaatattaCTAATTGATACAAGCTATTATGTGATTCTTAAAATCATTCTAACAAGATCATTctagcaaatatatatatatatatatatatatatatatatatatatatatatatatatatatatatatatatatatatatatatatatatatatatgttgatacagaatcatgctaataaaaaaaatatattatgagtGATGCAGGTTATTATATGAtccctaaaattatgctaatttGCTCCTCTAGCTTAATCATAGCAGCATCATTGATAGTGGAAGACCCAAAGAAGCATTAACAATGCTTCGTACCAAGAAGCTCACCAAGTAGTAGAAGGTGGATATCAAGAAGGTGTTTGAAACCTAGTCCTACGAAAGGATTACTTAGTCAATGTTGAGGCTGCCACCAATGTTGGGAATGATTGGAGGTGCCAACGATTGGAAGCGATCCTAGGGGCAAAGGTAGGATAAGGGTCCCTTAGGATGAAAGCAATAGGGGGGAAAGGGGTAATGGTGATATGTTGATGGTGGAAATGATGGTGTGATGGATGTAATGGTGAAGGGGTTCGTGGTGATACTGATGGTGATGGTGGGCATGCAAGTTTTTTTGGAAAGGGAAGAAGGGGCGATTGTGATGGTTTTGGTGATGGCATTGATAGTGGAGGTGATGGGCTTGGTGGTCTTGTTGTGCCGATGAAAATCGTGAGGGTGTTGATGGTAACAATACATGGTGATAGTGGGTGTGTGAGTTGCCGAAGGGAGAAAGGGGGCAATGATGATAGCCATGGTGATGGTGTTAATGGCGAAGGCGATGGGGTGGTGATGAAAGTGCAAGTGGTAATAAGTAATAGTGATGTTGGGCTTATGGGTCATTAGAGGGGGAAAGAGGGCACGATGATGAACGTGGTAATGGTGGTGATGGTATTAATGGtagtggtgatggtggtggtgatAGTTATGGTAACGACAGCATGTCGCTTGTCAGAGAGGGAGGTTGAGGGatcaaaatcattgaaaaatgaAGAGGGATTGAGGTCACCAACGTGGGAGATTTAAGAAGAGATTGGACTTGCACTAGAAAGGGCTCAAGAGGGTGAGAGAGCCAAACATGGAGGGGATTTggagctttttctttttttctcttcgaTTAGACTTAGACAATAGTACATTGAGAATTTTTGAAATCTCTAAACATGATGGTCGGTCCCGTGAGCCTTTTACTAAAGCCCATTTAACGAAGGTGGATAGGAGGAGATCACGCTGCAAAATGGTCAAActtgagttaaaaaaaaaagtaagaaccGATGATGGCAGTCAATGCTTTTGGAGTTCGGTTAATAAGCTtaaccaaaagaagaaaatctcTGTTAATAGTGTAACGGAGGATCCCCTCTGATTGGGCTCCGCGCATTCCaagttaatttctttttctttttcttttttttgttttgagtgCTTTTGAGCACATTTTTCTAAGGCGGCAGCGCATATGACAGGTGTGGGCCCTTTAATGGCTTTGATCTTAGAATCTTAGGATATATTTTTGCATGCCCATGAACCGCACATACATCTAAACATTCTAAGCAGATAGAGAAGAAAAATTATTGATTAGATCAAGTCCACCAGCTCAACCGTGGACCATCTAACCAGAAATGAAAACCGGTATTGTTTcgttcctttctctttttttgtgaATACAGTTGTTCGTTTGTTGTTGAACTGGTCCACTGCTGAGCTAGTGGACTTGGTCCAACAATAATATCTCGATAGAGACCATGCATAACAAGCCACCCAAATGTCAACGATGCCCTGAGCCCCCCACGCAGTTCTGCCATTTCATAAAAGCGACCTCTCAGCTCAAACCGGGTGTTGTTTTGACGGCTTATATTGTGTACCACATCTGGCTAGCTAGGAACACTTGCATATTTGAAAAGAGCAGCCAAGCATCTAGGTTAGTTCTGGAGAGGGCTCGGGCACAACCTACGAAGATCTCCCACCTTGGCTATGTAGGAGTTCTTTTGATTATTTAGGGCACCTAAGACTCTACATATGTTTTTGTAGTATCTCGTATGATGTTTATCACCTGGGAGCTACTCCTCATGAGCTTCCTTTGAGGTGAATTTCGACGGATGTGGGTTAGAAGAGGTGGCACTGGCTTCATCATCAGAAATCCTAATTTCAGATAGGTCGCTATAAGCAAGTGCTAGATATTCATCTATTTAGTTTTTAGGATAGAGTTGATAAATGCTTGAGCTGGCCTCAGTCATACGCGAAGCACCTTGAGGGTTGATACTATTTTGTTGGAGGGCGAGTCTGCGATGATGATTAGCTGGATTCAGAATCAGACTAGGGTCTTGCCCATGATCCAGAATATATGGCACTTAGTTAGCAGGTGTACGTTTTTTTTGAGGCGATACATGTTTACCGGAAGGTAAACAACATTGCAAattgaatgatcttgtatttGGACGGACATTTCTGATTATTTGAGCCTGGTGTATCAATAGTTTTTAGGATATCTTATTTTCTAGTTCTCGGGAGGaaacaagagagaaaaaaacagCGACCCCTCCCTACAATTCTCACAGCACCAAACAGCCATTTCCGCCTACCAAATCCTGCACGTGGTGAGGGAAAAAGCTTTTTGGTATTTTAAATAGAAGAACAATTTGGCGTCATGTTGCGTGTTTGGCAGATGACTCCGCCTCCCCCGAAACCCTCTAATTTCCTCTCCCTCCGATTGGCGTccttttatttctttccttccctttcttttcaattttagtCCACCAGCGTTTGTTTCGTCGTCGCTCGAATGATCTTCGATATTCGGCGAATCCGGCGTGTCTGCTTGCCTCCCACGCCGCATTTGTTTCCGTGCATCtcggacggcggcggcggcggagcagCGGATCCGAGGGGTCCTCcgaggaggaggaaagggggCGGAGGAGGGATGTGAGGTGGAGCTGCGCGTAATCTAGCGGATCGGAAGCGTGGCGTCGTCGACTAGGGACGTGTCGAGGACGAGAGGCATCAGCGCAAAATGAAGGAGAAAAGGGGAAGAACTTGGAACGACAAGCGCAAGACATTGTCAAAGAGGCAACTCAGAAACTAAATCAAAACGGTAATTTCTCATATTTCATATGCATTTTCAAAGCACCTTAGATTTGGATTGGTAGAAGGGTATTCTTCTAAACAGCTTCTAAGAGACACCCTATCTTATGGCTATCACATATCCTAGGCAGTTCAGAGTAGCGACCCCTTTACTGGCCTGAATGGAATGCCAAGTGTCTTGGCAGGCACCTAAACTTATActtatctaataattaattattgtaAATAAATAATGTATAGTTTTATATGTAGATTCTTTTGTGGACAGCATGCTATGAAACTTCTACGATTAATATTTGTGGGAACAAGAAAACACATGTCggaaaaaatctaaaatattctCATGATTAGTTGTCAATGACTTCCTGTCATTCTAACATTCAAAGAGGAAAAGGGTATTTGATGGATGGTAGGTACATGTAATAGATTTAAGAAGGAAAAATGTATCTTGTGACTGTTGTGATCTCATAAACTGGTTGGTTattaaataaattgattaatacttTAGGCCTTCTCTAGCGTTGATTTCATTTTATGTTGTTTCTTAGAGAAAAAGAACCCAagcgaaaaaaaaagagagaaaaccaTGCTTGGTAGGCtagttcttcaaaaaaaaaatttctgtttTGTTTAAAAAAGTTGCAAGTGATATTTTTCTgaagttttgaaaacaaaaaaataaaacatcagGCCATTGCCTCTCTATCTCTGCGGCAGGGCCGGCCCAATCCTTAgccgactgaggcggtcgcctaaggctccggCCTGAAGAAGGCCCACCGCAGGAAAGGCTTCAAAgacaaaatagaaagaaaaaaaggcctACTGTCGCCTTAGGCCGGCCCACTGTAGGAAAGGCCTCAAAGATAAATCGGCCTTAGGCCCCCCAATACATTGGGCCGCTCCTGTGACTCTGCCACCATCAGCACCCACTACAAGTACCATCTGCCACTGCTGCCAACAGCACCACAACTACCAAAGCAAACACACAACAAGCACGCACTACAGAGAAATGAATAGAGCTATATACAAAGGGGAAAGTGGAGTTCATATACTGCGAAGTTCATATACAAGCGTTGCAAAATGAAAATCCAAACAATTGGATATGATCTACATGGTTAAAACTGCTTATAcactaaaaaggaaaaaaaaagatatttttaagACCCGTTGCTTATGCATCAAGTCATCCCATAACTGAAAGGCATGCCATCAATTTGGGATGACTTGATGCATGAACATGATGTTTTGTTTACAGATATTTTAGATCATATACATTTTTATTT
It encodes the following:
- the LOC103706528 gene encoding eggshell protein 2A-like; the protein is MVTMGTTKMEEMMEAGVRGDTDGDGGHASFFGKGRRGDCDGFGDGIDSGGDGLGGLVVPMKIVRVLMVTIHGDSGCVSCRREKGGNDDSHGDGVNGEGDGVVMKVQVGERGHDDERGNGGDGINGSGDGGGDSYGNDSMSLVREGG